The genomic interval tctctctctctctctctctctctctctctctctctctctctctctctctctctctctttctctctttctctccatcttgcTCTTTTCTTCCTTCAGTTCCTTCCCTCACTTTCTCCGCGTTTTGGATGCGGTTCTCTTTAGGCCTACACTAAATTAGATAAATATCTCGGCTCATTCGTCTTGTCCACAGAAGGCCACGTTTTATATCAATCGAAGTATACTTGATTTGTGTCTTAGAAAATAACGGTGCCCATTTATTAATTTCCATGTGAAGCAGCACACAGGCCTTTGATAGCCCCGGCACTGCACAATATTTATTTCACCGCCGTGCAACTTTTCTGTTGAAATGCTCCAGGCGTCTTACCGGAGAAAGCAACTAAAAACATACATCCTGAGACGGATATAGAGAAAATCCCCTTTGTCCTGCCACGGCACTTTCTCCTAAGGGGGAGATCTCAATCGGTTTTGCTTTTCCCATTAAAATTCATCACGGAGggccccttccctccctcccctctctctctctctctctctctctctctctctctctctctctctctctctctctctctctctctctctctctctctctctctctctctctctctctctctctctctctctctctcgcgctctctctctcgcaggaCGGACAGAGGGTCCCCCGAGAGCCCCACTTTCGCCATTACTGTCAAGTACCCTTGACTCctttccttttgcccttttatCTACAACAACTAATTCGAGTTCCTTTGCCCTTTTCACTTCCATACGACGTGCGTGGCTCCGCATGGCCTACTAAAGCCCTTTGACGTTCCGGGGCCGAAGATATAATACTAATGGTGGTCTGGGACTGTGCTATGGGTCAGGGAGATCCCTTTGGAAATTGAGGGGGGTTAGTGAGTGTCATCATGAACACTCTTCACATCAAATTGTTTACGAGAGTCCCGGGCCCTGAACCTATTATTAACGAACGTATGGGGCGAATAACTTCTGCCCTCTCTGACAGCCGCGTCATGGACGAGGTTGAGATGTTTCGATAATGTTATCAGAGGAGGGAGgataagtgcgtgtgtgtgtatgtgtgtgtgtgtcagggggggggggggggggggggggggggggatcaatagTCTGACAAGAAATATGCCATCGAACATCCCAATTACAGGCTGTTTAGAAGGCATTAATGAGGCAGATCTTAGATACTGATGCTGTTCCGTCTCGAGGCTTGACTGTGCGCATTTTACTGCTGTCAGAGGATGGATGCAcgaagtgtgtatgtgtaagaaATGGCTAAACGGATACTAAGCAAtgtcacaatatatatatatatatatatatatatatatatatatatatatatatatatagagagagagagatatatagatatagcctATATCATATTCTATTACTACTATAAATATTTGTGGACATTTTCTAAATTTAAATATAGGCTAGAGCAATGACTCAATTAAAGCAAtccaccaaaccaaaccaattGGCCAAGAGAGGTTaaatgctttcttttttttcttttcttctttaagCTTGCTTTTTCTCAGAAAGGCCGCAGAAATCGTCCTTAAGCTGGACCTATCAGAACCATGGACAGCACCAGTATACCATGTGACAGTATTGGCTAAAGTAGAAGCACTCTTTATAAAGCgacctttttattttcagtGAACAAACTTGAAACGCTCCCGTCCACTTTGGAACAGAGCTGTGCATTTGTGAGACTTTTTTTCCAACAGTTATAACTCATCACGTGAGTCCTAAAATAATAGACTAATACCATTGGCATGCGGATATTAAATAAACGAAACATAACGCTCCAAGTTCAATCTATTCTccagatgtaaaaaaaaaaaacgttcagaCCTTATTTAGACATTTAGTTTTTTCGTGCTTTGAAATAAACGGAttggtttctttctttctcgtgAAACGCCAACAGAACCGTAGGCGACATAAATATTTAAGTGCATTAAAAAACCTGAAGGAGCAACATGGAAACAAGAAAGGTTTGGAAACAGTCCCAACTGAAATCCCCCcgtcccacccacccacccgtcccacccacccacccgatGTCCAGCAGGCGTAAAAGTCTCGCGTTGGGCACAACATAACAtcataaaataattattatatttaattaaataaaattcGGTGGGGGttgttgtcttttttattttttgggctGTTACGAACAGAAAAGCTTATTTACAGTCTTTGGGAAGCCCAAGCCACTGTCTTTATGGGAGTCGAGGTGCTGCAGAGCCGAGTGTCCTTTGACGGCACCGCTGTTCTCCACCGCGCGTTCCCCACCGCCCGTTTCCAGGAGAGCGCCTTTGGGGGTCGTCCAAGAGACGGTGGTGTTACTCAAGGCCTGGTTCAACGAGCTGTGCCTAAACAAAGGGTCGTGGAAGACCCCGTCTACCCAGTTTCTCAGAGTGGTCACCGGCGAGTCCTGCCGGTCCTCCAGGCCGCTGACCGGCGAGGTTGCGTCGGGGGACGGGCTGAGGGAGGACGGCTGGAACCGCAGCATGCACGACGAGTACTCGGCCTGGTTCAACGACGTTGCGGTCTGCGCCAAGGACCAGATCCGGGGTTTTCCGTCTATTATTTGGTgaccctgttgttgttgttgttgttgttgttgttgttgttgctgctgctgttgttgttgctgttgttgttgttggtagcACATTTTGGCCTGCTGTCTGTTGTGCGGGTCAAAACTGTCTGGGCTGGTTTTGAGACAACTTTTGCCAAGGACCTGCTCCCCTCCGAGGGACACCGGGATGGAGAGCTTCAGCGAAGTGTCTTTGATGTGGTCGCTGGGGCAGTCGGTGgtggtcatgtgtgtgttcatgtggtaCTGGTGTTTTAGCTCACACTCGGAGCTCTCCGACTCGATGGTGTCGTAGTCTTCCAGGTCGCTCAGCTGGAGATCCTTGTCGCCTCGGCTTCGGCTTTCTGAGGaaaattgttaaataaataaataaataaataaataaataaataaataaataaataaaatatttttttgtattcgAATGAAATCTTCTAAAGCGTTTACATCGAATTAAATATAGCCTACAACCTAGTTAATAATACTGGCTTGACTGAATTGAAAAACAGGCC from Gadus morhua chromosome 11, gadMor3.0, whole genome shotgun sequence carries:
- the irx4a gene encoding iroquois-class homeodomain protein IRX-4a; translation: MSYPQFGYSYSSTPQFLMTTNSLSTCCESTGRSLADTGVAASAQTPVYCPVYESRLLATARHELSSAAALGVYGTPYTSGQGYGNYVTYGTDASAFYSLGAFDTKDATGSAHAGITQAATYYPYDPTLGQYQYDRYGSMDGSTRRKNATRETTSTLKAWLQEHRKNPYPTKGEKIMLAIITKMTLTQVSTWFANARRRLKKENKMTWPPRNKGSDDKRYDDEDEEEEEGSQEGQPKSENNEDESRSRGDKDLQLSDLEDYDTIESESSECELKHQYHMNTHMTTTDCPSDHIKDTSLKLSIPVSLGGEQVLGKSCLKTSPDSFDPHNRQQAKMCYQQQQQQQQQQQQQQQQQQQQQQQGHQIIDGKPRIWSLAQTATSLNQAEYSSCMLRFQPSSLSPSPDATSPVSGLEDRQDSPVTTLRNWVDGVFHDPLFRHSSLNQALSNTTVSWTTPKGALLETGGGERAVENSGAVKGHSALQHLDSHKDSGLGFPKTVNKLFCS